In Acidobacteriota bacterium, the sequence AACGCGTAGCCCCTCGACAGGACGAGCAGATCGAGCACGAACGGGTTCACGGCCAGGAGCAGCAAGCCCAGTGGCTGGCGCAGCCCCGAGGTCGTCGTCCGGAGGAGGTGGATGGCTGCGCCAAGGTAGATCGCCAGACCCCCGAGGGCGGGCAGGCGCACCACGAGCTCCGTCGGCGGCAGGATCGACACCAGGAGCTTGACCGCGGTCGTGTTGAGGAGGTGGTTGTTCGACGCGATCGGACCCGCGTGGGCCAGCACGTCCGGCCACGAGGCCTGGACGTGGAGCAGGTAGGTCAGGGCCTCGTCGTGGGTGATCGCCAGCGTGGCGGCGCGCGCGAGGCCGTACAGGAAGACGAGCACGGCCAGGGCTGTAAGCCCGGTGCAGGATGTGGGGCGTTTCGAGCCGGCGGGGGTCGCCACCTTACCATCGAGCCAGGACGTCCGCCTGCGAGGGCTGGAGGTGACCCGTCTCGAGACTTTCTGCGACGCCGCGTTCGCGTCTGCCGTGACGCTGCTCGTGATCTCCGGCAGCACCATCCCGCGATCGTACGCCGCGCTCGTCGAGGCCTTGAAAGACGTGCCGGCGTTTCTCACCAGCTTCGCTGCCATTGCGCTGATGTGGGTCGCCCACCGGCAGTGGAGCCGGCGATATGGCCTCGAGGATGGCTGGACGACCCTCATCAGCCTCAGCGTCGTGTTCGTGATGCTCGTGTACGTCTACCCCCCCCAGATGGTGGCCTCGGCGTTCATGTCGTTCGCCTCCGGCGGATGGCTGCCCAGCGCATTCACTATCGTCCACGCCAGGGATCTGCCCGGCCTGTTCGTGGTGTACGGCGTCGGGCTGGCGGTGCAGATGACGCTGCTCGTCTTCTTGTACGTCAGGGCGCTTCGGCTGGGAGAGAGTCTTCGGCTGAACGACGTGGAACGGCTCCGCACGCGCCAGGAGATTGCGCTGCACGCCACCGTAGCCGCGACCGCGGTGGCGTCGGCGCTCTTCGCCGGGCTGCTGCCCACGATCGTGGGCATCTGGGCGGGGTTCGTCTACATGACGCTGCCGGTGACGATGCCGATCACGGCAGTGCGTTATGCCAGGCGGGTCGAGGCGCTGAAGGCGGACGCGCCGGTGCGCGAAGAGGACACGTGACGGTCGCGGAGGTCGTCCACGAGCGGCGCCGCCGGTATCGCATGACCCGCCCCGGTCGAGCGCTCGCGCGGCGTGAGGCCGAGTGGCTCGAACGCGCAGCCGCCTGGGCGCGCGACAAGCGGCTGCTCCCGCGCCCCACCAGGTCGTCATGACTACAGGGCCCTTCTGGATTCGTGCGGCGCTACGGCTGCTGCCCCGCCGGCTCCGCGACCGCTTCGGCGACAGCCACTGGCGGGGACAGCCTCAGCCAGTTCCACGAGTTCAAGGACGCATTCGAGCGGTCTGGCGCCCAGCGACTGAAAGCTGCTTTCGGCGGCTTTCCTTCGACGTGTCGTGGTCCCGCACGGCGGGCCGCCGGCGTCGATCGTCAGGGGGCGTTGCCGGCCAGGCATGCGGCCAGGTCGCGCAGCACCTCCTCGCGCAGAGGCGCGAAGTCGAGGTACGCGCTCCAGGCGCGCTCACGGAAGGCCGCCAGGGCCATCGTGTCTCTCACGAACAGCACGTCGCCGCGCGTCGTCGCGTACTGAAAGCTCACCGGCGCGTCCTCGAGAACGCGGACGTCTACCGGGACGCCCAGGCCCCGTTCGAGCGCGGCCTGCAGCATGAGCTCGCACGTGATCGCCTTCGTGGCCTGCAACGTGCCCGGCTCGATCGACACGGCGACGTCGACGTCGCCGAACGTGTCGGAGTTGGTGAAGCTCCCGTGCACGTACGCGAACTGCACCTCAGGACGCGCCGCGAGTCGCGCGCGCAGCCGCGCGCGCACCTCACGCCGCTCGTCTGCGTCGAGCCGGTATCTAGCGTTCATTCGCCGGCCTCTGCTGGACCGTCCTTCTCGACCAGTGCCGCGACCACGGCGAGATACGCGTCGAGGTCGCCGAGGTCCTCCCGCAGAATCGTCCAGAGTCGATCGGTATCGATGCGCCAGTACAGATGGACCAGGCGGTTGCGGAACCGGGCCATCCGGCCGAGCCGTTCTGTCAGGTCGGCAGGCAGCACGCCGGCGTCGCGCAGCCCCTCGAAGCACGCCGCGTAGCTCTCCGGCGTCGGTACTGCGAGCCGGGAGCCGAGATGCATGCAGATGGACACGGCCGCCTCGATGGCCACCACCAGCCGATACTTGGACGCATCGACCGCCTGCCGGTCGGCGACGAACGCGTCCTTCCCGCGGGTCGCGTCCTGACGGAGACTGGCGAGCGCGTCCCGGATCTCCTGGATGCGCTGGAGCAGCAGGTCGCGATTGACGTCAGACGGACCAGGGAGGGGCATGCCGAGCGGAATTGTACCAGCCCCTGGGCAGGACGAGGGCTAGCGAGGCCTGCCTCAGACCGTCGAGCATGTGGAGCGTCTGGCCTCGCTAGCCCCGTTGCTGGTTTGGCCACCGCTCCGCGGGGGCGGCCGTCTTGACGGCTTGAAGGCTTCGCGAAACGTGACTCATTCGGTCGGTATTTCGGACCGTCAAGACGTCTAGACACCTGGAACCGTGATTCCTCGCAGAATCCCCGGGCGGGGCATCCCGCCGCGCTCCGGGTCTTCTACCAGGCCTCCGATTCCAGGGAACTAGCTCGCGGAGCGGGACCAGGTCTTCCGACCGCTGTTCGTCGAAGAGGAGACGCACGGGTCAGGCGGCTGGAACGCCGACCATCCGCCGCCCTCGTTCGGCCGCCGCCAGCCCGAGCGCAGGCG encodes:
- a CDS encoding DUF1211 domain-containing protein, producing MTRLETFCDAAFASAVTLLVISGSTIPRSYAALVEALKDVPAFLTSFAAIALMWVAHRQWSRRYGLEDGWTTLISLSVVFVMLVYVYPPQMVASAFMSFASGGWLPSAFTIVHARDLPGLFVVYGVGLAVQMTLLVFLYVRALRLGESLRLNDVERLRTRQEIALHATVAATAVASALFAGLLPTIVGIWAGFVYMTLPVTMPITAVRYARRVEALKADAPVREEDT
- a CDS encoding nucleotidyltransferase domain-containing protein, translated to MNARYRLDADERREVRARLRARLAARPEVQFAYVHGSFTNSDTFGDVDVAVSIEPGTLQATKAITCELMLQAALERGLGVPVDVRVLEDAPVSFQYATTRGDVLFVRDTMALAAFRERAWSAYLDFAPLREEVLRDLAACLAGNAP
- a CDS encoding DUF86 domain-containing protein — its product is MPLPGPSDVNRDLLLQRIQEIRDALASLRQDATRGKDAFVADRQAVDASKYRLVVAIEAAVSICMHLGSRLAVPTPESYAACFEGLRDAGVLPADLTERLGRMARFRNRLVHLYWRIDTDRLWTILREDLGDLDAYLAVVAALVEKDGPAEAGE